In the Salvia miltiorrhiza cultivar Shanhuang (shh) chromosome 8, IMPLAD_Smil_shh, whole genome shotgun sequence genome, TGTTTGAGATGGAAGTTTTTCTTGATTGGTTTGCAACTTGTTCACTTGAGTAACGAGTTGAGTGATCTGTGTGCCCATACTACCCAATGCAGCCTGCGTCTCTTGCTGGAAAGCTTGCTGACTTCGTACCAAATTGTTAATAATCTGGCTTCTCTGTGCTAGACTTTTAAGAATGTAGCTCATACTGGGATCTGGGCAgtcggtatgggcataccggcCAACCTGAAGTTGTTCTTGAGTGAAAAATCTAGGTTGATCTGGGCAGTCGGTATGGACTGGATTTGGATGGTTATCCTTCTGGATTTGAGCTCCAACAAAGCCTCTAACTAAGGAAGTTAGAGCATCAAGTTTCTCATTCACACCTGCATCTTCTGCTATGTTGACTGGCCAGTACctatcatcatcctcatcctcatattgTTGACCATTGGAGACCATATCAAAAATCAATTGTTTTGCTTCATCCAAGGTCTTGTTGGTCAAGCTTCCTCCATAAGCAACCTCAACAATCCTCCTGCCAAAAGAAGACATAccacaataaaaataattaatgagcaACTGATGATAAGAAAATCCATGGTTAGGACATCTATGACATAATtgttgaaatctctcccaataaTCAGACAAACACTCTTGTTACCTCTGCTTGATGCTACTAATAGCTATTCTTAGATTTGCAGCTTTTGATTCTGGAAAGAATTTATGCAAGAACTGCTCCTCTAAGTCGTTCCAAGTTCTGATAGATCAAACAACCAATCTCGAGCTCTACCCTGCAATGTATGAGGAAAAGTTAGTAATTTTAAATGATCTTCCGTAAAACCTTGATGGCGTAAAGTAGTGCAAACTAAATCAAATTCAGCGagatgtttatgtgcactctctCCAAGTGAGTGGCCGAATTTTGGAAGAACTTGAATGAAGTCGGGCTTGATTTCTGCATTTTGATTAATCGTGGGCAACCCAATGCAAAGCGAATGATTTCTCCCATGACGACCCAACTCTCTTATCAATGGTGGTGGTGGCAGAATATCATCACGGTCATCGTCTCCATCTTCAGACATTTCAGCTTCAACTCTAGAtcaataacaaataaaaataaataaaataaaataagcaaatcgaaaaaatagaaaaattactACTTAAAAATTGATCCTCGGCAACAACGCCAAaatttggtgcgtcgttttacaccaaaaatatcagACAGTCAgacggtatgcccacactgcgcagacagtaGTAAACAAGATGATCCCAAGGGATTGGCGAGAATTTTCCAAATTAAAGCCTGCAACGTAACCCATGAAATGTGAGAAGAATATGTAGAAAAtactaaatataaaaataaataaataaataaataaataaaatccaaacTAAACCAATTTTTCTAATTGccaaaagatgaataaaaattcaacaattaataaaagaattccagcaatcaattaagtccaccatagcttaattattccgatcactgatgcaaatataactttaattcatgcaGGCAAACCAGTTACAATCACCAAAGAcacttctgacgtgatcttatttctccttaattattcggtaatcAAGAAGACGTTTCattaattactaccctaatcgactgacaactgTAAGAGACGCTTAAATTTAATGACTCGACatcattaatatctagagaaattcgattcaaaatcaataaactctgacgcaagattattgaattaagactgattttcccttgaccctgatgtgtcaatttaccactaatcaaacctaaaccacaattacgtaTAAGCAATTCAATTGgctgtataattaattctaagccactaaatattgcgcactatctaatgaattaaaacaattaatatcgaTAAACACAGAGAATcacagatgcaagcataaaataaagtataagaacaaattagatctTACATAATAAtcttgctagtgcttccctaatcgttgctggaataaaagaaattagctaGAACtcataataattaaacaaagtaAGCTATACCTAGTACGGATGATCGGAAAGAGCAAAGTAACGATCGGAGAATTGAACACGAGAGCAAAATATAACTATTGTATTCAAAAGCGAATGATAGCGTAATTACAATGCACGAGTGCGAGatctatttatagagtacagggaagggtaaaatggtaaaattggtGTAAGCGCATGTATTTGGCGTGGTCGAAGGGTATATCTggaatttcatcttcacgcgggaagtcttccgcgtttctggcgatccctctgatggaggtgatctctctggcgtggatgacttctctggcgtggaggacttctctggcatggaggacttctctggcgtggaggatttctctggcatggaggacttctctggcgtggaggacttctctggcgtggaggacttctctgacgagggtgacttctctggcgagggtgacttctctggcaagaaccattcctctggtggatgagttgtctctgatggatgaaatccctctggtaagaatgattcttctgaccagtatgattcctctgatgaggatgatttctctgatttGTGTcctttctctactctgcacatattactcctcatcaaccactcccccctctggtctggttgaaccgggtattcttcgtgttcaaccattgaagtattgttaaagctgGTACTATGATGTTTTCCCTGATCCCTGCAAATCCTGAAAACACGagaatcttaatactataaGAAAGCAAGGATAAACCCTATAAATTATTCTCCAGTGTTTTTATTACTCCCACCCCCtagtctggctagttcactctggattagtgcaactagtcagaggactcgcctgcgtggatgacgtcacccgcattaaatgcctgTCCGAGCTACAGTGcttttcccgtaccccgaggttatcttttaacctttgcgtcttttCGTCTCTCCGTAGGGATTTTTAGCCGTCGATTtatttccgtatgccacgtgtcgttcatcctGCATGTTGGCTGTTGCCCGCGTACatttttacttagtcgattcgaactcccgtttttcactattcttcttctccaagttttccgaACTCCTTTATCTGCGTTTTCCGGCGATTCTCTCCCTGTTCCGGCGTATTTCCCGCGATCCCTCCGCTCCGGTTTTTACCGTCAATTTTTTTTCTGCCCTAGGTAATTCGCGTATCCTTTTTTTCCATTATTTGTGATCAGTGTAAGTAGTTTTGAggtttgttggtgctctgattgagcgtgctagaaaacCCTAGGATTGACATTTCCGATTATGGCCTCCACTTCCGCTCCTCAACCCTCGCGttcgccctctccttcttcccgaacttcttcatcttcctctccCCAACTCCAGGATCTTGATAATTTCCCTTCCCCCTCTGCCTCTTATGACTCTCAAACCGTCCCCAGTTCTTCTCAGCCTAAGAAAAGGGGTAAGAAgaccccccaacccccaaaGAAAATTCCTGAATCCCGCCTTGGCGTCGCGGCGGTGGAAAAATTAAAGAGCAAGTGTCGACACCCCGAAGGTTTAAAATTCGAGGCCTTTTCTAAAAATTCAACACCTTCCGAGAGCCTTCGCCACCACCGGGTAATAGTCATCTGGTAAGCCCAAATAGACGCTGGCCTAAGACTTCCTCCTCCTACCATTTTGGTTGATGTCTGCAACCATTTTCGTATCCCTTTTTTTCAAGTCGCTCCCTCTGCCATCCGAAGACTATACGCCTtccatatcctttgccgagCCCACGGTGTTAAGGACACTGCCAGactgttctgtcagacccaatctCTTCGCATGCAGGGCAATCCCTTGTATAGCTTTGCGGGTCTTCGAAGATATCCTACTTCTTTTCTTTCCTCTCTGAATTCCTTTGATAAAGGTTTTTTGAgctattattgttatgtgcgcacccttttcGGCACCTGGCGCGATTATCATGTTCGGGAACTAGAATGGCATAATCCTCGGACTACCTATAGACCAGCCTCCCTAGAAGCCCCCTCGATCTCTGACTTGGAGGTCATAGCCCGTCTGAATGCTATGAACAAAGCCCAACCTTTAGACTGTAAATACCTTGCTGAGAACAATTCGGCTCTGGCATACAATGGCCTGTTTCCCCTGTATCCCACGAAATCGataggtaaaaaaaaatataaattataaaatacattaacttttgttaccctgattttaaagatgtggaattttgatttgcagacatgtcttggagaaaGAAATGCGGGGACAAATTGCCTATCGTTGCTTCTCCTGTTCCCAGTGGGGAGCATGGCTCGGGGGATTCTGCTTCCCGAACCGCTCCCTCAGAACAACCAGCTGGGCTGAGCTGGTCATCAATCCCCCTGTGATAGAGGTCCCAGAGGGCAATACGGAAGTCGCCCGCGCGTTTGATGCCGAGGAGGTTGATGCGGGTAACCTTGTTCACAGGCGCGGACGCCCCAGTACTGGTGATACAACTGGTGCCGGTGAGGAAAATGTCCAGATTGTGGATATTACCGATGAAATTCCCTCGCCTGATTCGGTCCCGGGTGTCACCCTCACCGAGCTTtcaaagaagaggaagaggggTTCTCTGATTTCCGTAGGTGAGAAGGAGAAGCAAGAGAGCCTGAAGAAGGCCGGCAAGTCTCAAGAACCAtcgaagaagtctgctggtggttcgaaGGTCCTCTCGTCTGCAGTGGAAAAGGGCAAggggccagcgaagaagtctgctggtggctCTAAGGTTCCCCCTTCTGCCGGGGGAAAGGGCAAGGGCAAAGCTGTAATGTCCCCTGCTGATGAACCAGATGAtgttgttcctgggccgatttcgagtttgtcggggcaggaattgattgatgccttgatagctcgtgtccacgcaaaggaccaggagaaagtggagaaGCTGACCCGGGGggctttagctactcagctgtgccagttggctcttcaggtaccctgtTTCTTATACTTTTATTATAGAAAAACGGAGTTACTAACCTCTTTATTGTTTTGTCGGAACCCATTTTgttttcttgcaggtggaggctCGGATGTGGGGAGCTGTTAAGTGCATCCATGACTACGACATGTcggaaaaagagagagagaaggaacagGCGGATATCGCTAAGCGTGATGAAGACGTGGCCGGGGTGGTGGCGCGTTTGAGTAAGGCTGAAGCAGAGATTGCTGAGTTGAAGGCTCAGTTGTCCCAAGTAGAGGTGGAGAAGTCCTCCCTGGTTTCTGAACTGACAAGGACGACCAAGGAAAGCCATGAGAACCTGGCCGGGTTCAAGGCGGGATATGAAGAAGCCTACAAGGAGACCCGGCGTGGTTGGAAGAAGACGCTCGTGGAAGCGCAGAACCGTGCCTATGTCTTGGGGgcgcgagatcaacgcctggagtatttcttgtctccgcaggGTCAACACTTTCTGGGGTTGATGCTGGAGGGCACCTTGGCGGCCTACAAGCGGACTCAAGAGTACCTGGAGGACTTCGGgcccctctttgcttatgtgatacAACAGTCCGCCTCCAAGGCGTTAGAGATGGCTGGGGCGACCTCGGAACAGCTCGCTACCCTGGACTTGCATGCCTTAATGGATAACCTCAATGATGAGGAAATAAATAagctgatggggatccctgcgaatTCTCCGGGGAAACCAgaatggtggtatccagtgctggagaggGCCATTCCCTATTTCGCCTTTGGGGTTGGGTCTGCTTCATTGCCCTCCGCTCCATTGTATACGCGtgctttctctgcttccctggcgggctttgtgaaccggctgcgggatcccacCAACAAAAGCACCCGAAGATTTTCTCAGTATGGCGTGGTGCCTCCTCTGCCCTCTGATTTGACGGCCTCTGTTTCTGAAGATTCTGCTTCCTCCTCTTCTGCAATGGATCAGCTTTTTACCCTGTATCGAGATGAGAAAGCATTTGTACAAGAAGCTGTGAAATTGCTGGACTTGGGAGTCCGTCTCCCCGAGGTGAAGGAAGCTGGCATGCTGCCAGTGTTTACAGAGGGAACCTCTGCTAGCCAGATCCTTGCCAGTGATGTTCCTCCTCTGGTTtcctctgcctctgctcctgCTTCCTCTACTCCCGCTGAAGATTCTTTTgctcctccctcttgatgtcCCCTATCTCTTCCCTGACTTACAGgaaatttttgtaactttttataCAAACTCAATACTTACCTCTTAGTTTCTGGTGTGTAGTTCTGCCATTTTGGTATGCTTATATGAAATTTCTTTCCCGCTTGTGTCGCTTTTTTCCCTTCgttctttgtgttgttttttgTTGCTTGTTCATGCTGAGTTTATATTCCCGCATCTCCTCTGctggtttgatttgattttgatgactcttctAGCGAGGGTTCTAATGATTCCTTTGTCGAgggttctgatgactcctctggtgaggattctgatgactcctttGGCGAGGATcttgatgattcctctggcgaggattttgatgactcctctggcgaggattttgatgactcctctggcgaggatttggttgacttctctgccagagatttcgccgcctcctctttcgaggatttggttgactttCCTGCCAGAGATTtcgccgcctcctcttacgaggatttggttgatttctctgataGGGATctcaccgcctcctcttacgaggatttggttaactTCTCTGCCAGAGATTTCGTGATTACTTTTCATCCCAGCGCTCCTTTGCTGTTTCCCATCCAAGcactcctttgctgcttcccatccaagcttgagcactctgcgcggagtatggaagacccggggggtacaaccaactttcgcggcttacgattaaatagtaaccctctgcgcggagcatggaggacccggggggtgcaaccaactttcgcggcttacgattaaatagtaaccctctgcacggagcatggaggacccggggggtgcaaccaactttcgcggcttacgattaaatagtaaccctctgcgcggagcatggaaggcccggatggcacgaccaactttcgcggcttacgattaaatagtaaccctctgcgcggagcatggaaggcccggatggcacgaccaattttcacggcttacgattaaatagtaaccctttgcgcggagcatggaaggcccggatggcacgaccaactttcgcggcttacgattaaatagtaaccctctgcgcggagcatggaaggcccggatggcacgaccaactttcgcggcttacgattaaatagtaaccctctgcgcggagcatggaatgcccggatggcacgaccaactttcgcggcttacgattaagtagtaaccccctgcacggagcatggaaaacccggggggtgcgaccaacttccgtggcttacggttaagtgcaacctctgcacggagcatggaggacccaaggggggtgcaaccaactttcgtggcttacgattatgtgcaatctctgcgcggagcatggaaggcccggatggcacgaccaactttcgcggcttacgattaagtagtaaccccctgcacggagcatggaaaacccggggggtgcgaccaacttccgtggcttacggttaagtgcaacctttgcacggagcatggaggacccagggggggtgcaaccaactttcgtggcttacgattatgtgcaacctctgcgcggagcatggaaggcccggatggcacgaccaactttcgcggcttacgattaagtggtAACCCTCCATCTGCGCTGctggagcgtgattcctctgctctgctggagcgtgattcctctgttTTCCTTGAGAAGAAattttagaatttaaaaattgggacctacgggtatacaccctactcccccctctggtgatatgtgcaatactctgttatgaacatgttggcccaattacttctTATTACATCTCCGGCCCAATTACTCACGTGGGCCCATTATCTTTTAGCCCTTCCCTTAAGCCCAACACTGCctctatatatacccctccATCCTTCATGACCTAGCTCAGAATCCCTTATTTCCTTTCCGCCGCCCCAAACTGCtctcctctcaaaccctaaatctCCCGTCTTTTTGGCTCAAAATGCCTTCTTATCTTGGTTGTAAcgccctcagtcgggggagtGAGTCCTTTTGCGAAAGTACGCCGGCGCCCGTTGGTGACTGAAAAAATAGGACTCCcccccgcctgagggttttatctcTAAGATTCTTAAAGGAAGCTCCCTCGTTGCCCTTTTCCGACTTCCTCTCAGACCCTAGATCTGCTGTCCCTTGTCTCTCATTTCCCGTATCTTTTCccatcttggttgtaaagcactcaagtaagggaagttcccctcaGAACATTCACATCCTTGAAGGCTTTGCTtttccctctgtgcttccagtGCAGGTCTCTAGCTTTGTGGTTGTAAGGAGTGGACTTCCCGTATTTGAGAGCATTATTACCGGTTTCCCGAGATCTGGACGTTGGTTGGTCTTTTCCTCCGTACTCTTTCCAGGTGTGGAGTAGATCCGGAGTGGATCTGAGGTAGATCTGGCGTGAATATCCCCCAACAGAGGAGAAAAGCTTGAAGTGTTGGCATATGGAGGCGAAGTCGCCAGCTCCTGATGttttgctttccctttgacctgctaagaagcagtttttgtatttgtttctcccttatcctgctaagaagcagtttgtattttgaatttgaaaattggggattacgggtgtacaccctactcccccctctggtgacatgtgcaatactctgcatgaacatgttaaatagcatatgtaatgtaagaaagcaataattgaaataaacgaacacaacaccagggaattccctagaaccacatatctgttttattgatatcatggccccggacctcgttaaaacccctgtggggaaaaagagtatccggtctacaagtgattactcctgctaagtagcagttatacatagaactttttgagtgtgtttatattccatggcctggggagagctctgccgtctgaatccgacaatgtGTACGCTCCGCCACCCAAGACCTCTGTAATGATGaatggtccttcccaatttgcttcaaacttgcccactgcctttaatgCGTCTGCTCTTTTCAATACTAGATTGCCCTTGACCAGCTTCCTTgctctgacccttttgtcgtaccctgctttgatgacacttttatattttgctgctctgatttGCGCTTCTTCCCGCTGTGCTTCCACAAGGTCGAGCTCAGTTCTTCGAAGGTCGGCGTTATGCTCTGTATCATAGGTGATGATGCGGTATGATTCCAGTctggcctccgctggtatcactGCATTGGATCCGTATACCAGCGTGAAAGGTGCCTCGCCCGTTGCTGTCTTcgggctagttcggtaggcccagaGAACGGTGTCTAACTCTTCCACCcatttccctctgctctggttcagcctcttcttgatcccttcacaGATTGTTCTGTTGGCTAATTCCACCTGGCCATTTGCTTGTGGGTGAGCCACTGAGACGAAACGCTGGGTGATGTCCATTCGGTCACAAAAATCTGCTATCCTCTGCCCTGTAAATTGGGTCCCGTTGTCAGACACAATGATTCTCGGTaccccgaatctgcaacagatgttcctCCAAATGAAACGTTCCACTGTCACTTCATCTATCTTGCCCACAGCCTCAGCCTcaacccatttagaaaaataatctattGCCACGATAAGAAAGCACTTCCCTCCCGGTGCTGTAGGTAACttcccgactatatcaatgccccatttgtcaaacggacatgccgcgtacatgacacccataggctcccctggtatATTGATTCGCCCagcatgtctctggcaagcttcgcacttgcggacgaactctctggcttccttgttgatgtgaggccagTAGAACCCAGCCCGAATAATTTTGCGTACAagatcccgaaatcccgtatgcccaccacagcaacctgcatgaatttctttcaaaGCAAAGTTAGCCTCTTctggagataagcattttagtaagggctgagtaaaagatcgtttgaagagttgatcgttgattaagcagtaattctcatagcgagccctctgattggattctctgctcagccattcccctgtcttcagaaagtgtataatcggagcccgccaatcgtcCCTGATTTCTACCGAGAAAACCTGCGAAgcctccatctctctggtatcacagagtaaaataatttcatcattccaagtttgctctaccgcactagccatgcgcgccaatAAGTCCGCTTTCGTATTTTCCTCTCTGGCAATTTGCTCGATCCTGAATTCCataaacttttctttcatttcattgatTTTGGAATGGTACGCTCTCATCCGCTGATCCTTGATGCTATAAGTCCCTGAAAACTGTTGGGCAACCAATTAGGAGTCTGTCTTtatgatgacacactcggcttTGAGTTCTGATAGGatgtgagcccctctgaccacggcctcatactccgcttcattgttggacaatcggcaagtgaatttgatggcgaactggtatgttcCATAACCCGGtgaagtgatataaaccccgatCCCACATCCCTCTTTCGTCACAGATCCGTCCACAAAGGCCACCCAAAACTCTGGTAcaggacgacgagttgtttcttgtatgaagtctgccaatgcttGCGCTTTGATCGCCGTTCTCGGTTCATACTCTACATCATACTCCCCTaattccacagcccatttaaccattcttcccgacaaatccgggcgccccaaaacttgtttgaagGGAAGAGACGTGCGTATTACCACtcggtgtgaaaggaaatagggcctcaactttctggccgtgaccatgactgccagagcagccttctcaatctctgtgtaATTTTGCTCAGGCCCTTGTATGATTCTGCTAACGAAATAGATAGGCTTCTGGtgacttccctcttctctgataagcacagagctgatcgcaTCTTCTCCCACCGCTATATATAGATACAATGTTTCACCCGgcaccggcttggtcagagtcggtaACTTGGCTAGAtacactttaagatcctcaagcGCCGCtctgcattcctctgtccacagaaACTTAGTTCCCTTCCTCAGCAccttgaaaaacggcatgctgcgTTCTGCCGAGCGTGATATAaatctgctcagagcagtgatgcgcccattcagagtctgcacttctttgattcctctgagcggtgtcatttccataatagctttgaccttttctgcattaacctcaatccctgcaggcgtgaccttatatcccaaaaacttccctgttgtgactccaaaggtgcatttcgctGGGTTCAGCATGAGCCGATGATCTCTGACCACCgtgaagatttcttccagatcagaaacatgatcctctgccctgacactccgcacaagcatatcatccacgtataCCGAAATGTTCTTTGCCAgttgttctttgaaaattttctccatcatccgctgatatgtagctcccgcattttttaagccaaaaggcatacttctccatccatacactccgcaacagacggcaaatgccgttttggcaatgtctcccttattcatcctgacctgatgatatccctggtatgcatccatcatggacaatAAAGCACACCCTGAAGTGGTATCCACCAGCTGAtcgatcctcggcagaggatagtggtcctttgggcaagcagcatttagatctctgaaatccacacacatcctccaggtatttgttttcttgggtaccatcaccgcgtttgaaatccactccgggtattgcacttccacaatgtgCCCTGCTTCCAACAATCCGTAGACCTGTTCATTTATTTCCGCGTCCTTCTCTGCCCCAAAATTTCTTGTTCTCTGCTTTACCGGCTtcaccttagggtccacgttgaggcaatgttCTGCCAACTTTCTGTCAATCCCCTTTAAA is a window encoding:
- the LOC130997671 gene encoding uncharacterized protein LOC130997671; the encoded protein is MVSNGQQYEDEDDDRYWPVNIAEDAGVNEKLDALTSLVRGFVGAQIQKDNHPNPVHTDCPDQPRFFTQEQLQVGRYAHTDCPDPSMSYILKSLAQRSQIINNLVRSQQAFQQETQAALGSMGTQITQLVTQVNKLQTNQEKLPSQTEIHPKEYVYAMNLMTEEELFDPKPKEDEKEKKEQERAQKDEVVKVA